In the Priestia aryabhattai genome, AAGAGCGAAGCGCTGTATCGATTGCTAGAAGGCTGCAAGATCCGCTGGCTGAACTTGTGAAAATTGATCCCAAGTCGGTAGGAGTAGGGCAGTATCAGCATGATGTGTCTCAAAAGCAATTAAATGATTCACTGACTTTTATTGTAGAGACAGTAGTAAACCAGGTGGGAGTAAATGCAAACACGGCTTCTGCTTCGCTTCTACAATACGTTGCGGGTCTAAATAAGACAGTTGCTCAAAACATTGTAAAGTATCGGGATGAAAACGGAAAATTCTCTAACCGAAAACAGTTAAAGAAAATTCCACGTCTAGGTGCTAAAACGTATGAGCAGTGTATTGGATTTTTACGTATTATAGAAGGTGAGGAACCTTTAGACAGAACGGGTATCCATCCTGAAACATATGGGGACGTTAACAAGCTTTTAAAGAAGGCGGAAGTGAAAGAGACTGAGCTGGGAACGGAGAAAGTAAAAGAAGCATTAAAACATATTTCTTTATCCGAAATATCAGAAGAATTAAGTATAGGGGAGCTTACTTTAAAAGACATTATAGAAGCGCTCGTAAGACCGGAAAGAGATCCGCGTGATGAACTGCCAAAACCTTTGCTCCGTCAGGATATTTTGAGGCTAGAAGATTTAGCAAAAGGTATTCAGCTTGAAGGTACGGTGCGAAATGTAGTAGACTTCGGAGCGTTTATCGATATCGGAGTCAAGCAAGACGGTCTAGTCCATATTTCTAAATTAACGAATCAGTATGTTAAGCATCCTCTCGATGTTGTTTCAGTAGGGGATTTGGTTCATGTGTGGGTAGAAGATGTAGACATGAAAAAAGGAAGAGTCGCACTCACGATGATTCCGCCTCATCAATAATAAAATTGCCTTTTCAGATTTTCTGAAAAGGCAATTTTATTTGTGAAAAGAAGTGATTTAAGAAGCGGAATTATTTTTTTGATAAAAAAACCAACATTGATTGAGCAATTTTATTTGTGCACGGTCTTTTTCAGAATAAGCGCGCCTCATTTGTTTTTGTAGCCACATTGGCATAAGGACAATCACTCCTTTTCATTTATGATAAGGTGAATAGTGAGTATGTAATGAAGTGTATGCCCAAAGAGCTAGTCAGGTGATTTTCATACAGTAGAGGAGTATATAAGATGAATGATAAGGATTTACAACTACTTGTAGAAGAAATTTCGTTGAAGCTGTTTCACAAACCATTTCGTCATGAAGCAACTTTTAATTCTCGTTTACGTACGACAGGTGGAAGGTATTTATTACGTACATCTAATATAGAAGTAAACTATAAATACTTTGAACAATATGGCAGACAAGAAATAGTAGAAATTATTAAACATGAGCTCTGTCACTATCATTTGCATATTGAGGGGAAAGGGTATAAGCATGGAGATCAAGACTTTAAACAGCTAATGAAAGAAGTAGGCGCCCCCCGGTTTTGTCAGGCATTGAAAAAAGAAAGTGATGGAAAGAAAAAAGAGCACATATATGTATGTATGCAGTGTGATCAAAAATATGTGCGAAAAAGAAAAGTGAACACGGTTAAATATG is a window encoding:
- the cmpA gene encoding cortex morphogenetic protein CmpA, giving the protein MPMWLQKQMRRAYSEKDRAQIKLLNQCWFFYQKNNSAS
- a CDS encoding SprT family protein yields the protein MNDKDLQLLVEEISLKLFHKPFRHEATFNSRLRTTGGRYLLRTSNIEVNYKYFEQYGRQEIVEIIKHELCHYHLHIEGKGYKHGDQDFKQLMKEVGAPRFCQALKKESDGKKKEHIYVCMQCDQKYVRKRKVNTVKYVCGKCRGKLKKI